In Opitutia bacterium, a single genomic region encodes these proteins:
- a CDS encoding chemotaxis protein CheW, translated as MSTTQTTRTVQSVNEGKYLTVQLAAEAYGIAVLKVREIIRMQKITPVPQMPEFV; from the coding sequence ATGAGCACCACCCAAACCACTCGCACGGTCCAGTCGGTCAACGAGGGCAAATACCTCACCGTCCAACTCGCCGCCGAGGCCTACGGCATCGCGGTGCTCAAGGTCCGCGAGATCATCCGCATGCAGAAAATCACTCCGGTCCCCCAGATGCCGGAGTTCGTC